The Salvelinus fontinalis isolate EN_2023a chromosome 34, ASM2944872v1, whole genome shotgun sequence region TATAACATCCCATTTAAGCCTATTCCATACCAGATATATCAAAAGACACAAAAGCCTTGTGCTTTTAGATGCTGGTCTTTAGGAGGGGCTCATGTCTCTGGACTTCACTGTTCATGTCTCTGTTGTGAAACACTCTATAGACCACAGCTAGATGGACTGGATAGACTAAATACAAATCTATATTAAGAATTTGCATTCAGACGCAGGTTGTAATACTTTTAAAATTCAGATTTTAAATGGATCGTTTTCTATCACTAGGGTTATTTGAGGCCATATTAATAAGCTCCTTGAACATTGGCCATTAACTATCTATTAAGTATTTATTAACTCTTATCTAAAAAATTCCACCTTCAACACTGCTGAGATTGCTAAGAGAAAGAGCCCAAACTATGTACCTCTGCAGTCTAATAAAGACTCCCACATTCATCACCTCAgctttctatctgtctgtctggtccaCAGTTTGCTGAGCTAGCAAGACTGGCAATACTAATGTGATACAATATGTTATAGTGCCTAGAGTTTTGTCTCCAGCCTCTTCTGAGACGTGAGTCTAAATCCCACTGCTTCCATCTAAAGCACAGGTCTGTTGAATGTGGCTGATGAAGGACAGAGGGTCTGAGACATATAATCAATCTTAAAGCTGAAGAAAAATGGTCTTCTTCATTCACTATCCCAGCAGCTCTGTAAAACCCCACTCTGTCTGCGTCACTCAGTCCACTGACTACCCACAATAGAGCAGGAGGGACTGCCACGCCCAGGCTAACACTGAGGGGAGGCCTGGTGGTTGGGGGGCAGAGGTGAGGGGGTTTGGGGTTGACATCCCCTCATCTTTCAAACTCTCCCTCTAATGCTTACGGTTGTCTAACGCTTAATGCCAAAAGCTCAATGAGTGAAATGAAAAATGCATCTGTACCACATGTTTAACAGTATTGTTTTAATAGACAATAGATACATTAGTGCAATAGATGTTTTTGTCATTTAAATGCGTTGCAGAAAATTGTAATGCAAATATTCATGATCATTATTTCCTACAGGAGGAGCTATTTTCAACAAATATTTTCTCATAACGCTCAAGAACCACAATAAAGAATGTTATGAAGAACAAAATAAATCTCTTGTTCAAAAGTTTAAGTAATTGCTTGAAAGTGCATTTCAAGTCAGTCAAAAAAGTACACAAGAAATCCCCACAAACATTGCTTATATATTTGGCAATAAATGGTAATCAAACTGAGGGTTTGCACCTTCACTGCAGCATCATCCATACCCTGTAATAAAACCAGAATGATACAATCAATATGTAAATAATCAAATCCTTGTGAATTTACACAACATTTAATTTACATTACAATAACATATTTCAAAACGTATTGTACAAAGGAATAAACAAGACCACATAAAACCTCTAACAACAATCAGACATTAAATTCATATGATTTCCTGCCACAGTAGTTCAGAGGACACCTCACGCCGAGACCCTGAAGTGAGCAGCAGTTGGTGTGGGGAGAGACAAAGCGTGAAGCAGCAGTCTAACCATTTTTAGTCTCTGGGAGCTGTGGGCGTTGAGAAGAGAGACAAAGGGCCAGGCTCTCTAAGCCTTTCCCTGCTGGGGCCGGCAGGGGCCCCTCTAGTGCTGCCTGGATGGGTCCCCTGTGGGCCCCTGCCCTGGGCCTTGTACTCCTTGTGCTCTACAAGTGCTCCAACAGATTTGTCCCTGCTGGTGTTGTGAGCGGTATAGAATCAGGAGGAGTAGAAGGGACAACATCTCTCAAACCGCTGTGGTCGTGAGGAACTCATCTCGCTCGCTTGCTGCCATGGCGACATCATCTCTACCATGCCAACTGGGGTAGAAAGAAGAGACTCAATGTGTTCCATTTAAGAAAATAAACCCTACCTACAGGTCAAAGGGCTCATGGATCACCACTAGGAAATGGGACACACCCTCAGTCCAGCGGGAACTCACAGGGGTTCTGGCGAGCCGCCCAAGCTGATTGGTAGAGGGACATGAAGTCTTTATAGCGGGGGGCACAACCCAGCCAGGCCTCCCCAAAGTGTTCTGTCCCTGTGAATAGGAACTCTCCGCCCCCAGGCTTTACGTGACACTGTAACAGTGTGTGGATGTGACCGTGCCATGAGGAACTGGAACCGGGAACCCCTATGGTGCCAGTGTGGCGCTCAAACACCCCGCTACGCTGCCGGTACACCCTCCCCTCTGAGACCTCCACCAACGATGTCTGCCGCTCAGCATTGTGGGATACGCTCCTGATGGAGCCGCGAACCactggaggggcagaggaggggACTAACATTAGAGACTGTTTTCAGTCATCCCAATCATTTATGTTTATGTTTTATTGTAATGAAAACCAATTAATATGAACAGAAAGATGAGAAATGTATCAATTAAACAGCCACCAATACAGTATGATTCAGCTGATCTAAATTGTTGTGTGCATTTCAATAACGTGTTTTTTTAAAGCGGCCAAGAGGGAAATTAAAAAGTTAACAGGATCTTGCTGTGTGAGTATGAGTGGAAAAAGGATTAAAATCTTCCCTCCAAAAACTCCACTCTTAGTCTCCACATCCCCCACTCActctcactcctctctttctccacatCCCCCATTCActctcactcctctctgtctccacatcccccacactctctcactcctctctgtctccacatcccccactcactctccctcctctttgtCTCCACATCCCCCACTCActctcactcctctctgtctccacatcccccactcactctcactcctctctgtctccacatcccccactcactctccctcttctgtCTCCACAtaccccactctctccctcctctctgtctccacatccccctctcactctccctcttctctgtctccacataccccactctctccctcctctttgtcTCCACATCCcccactcactctccctcctctctgtctccacatccccctctcactctccctcttctctgtctccacaTTCCCCACTCTCAGTCTCCACATCCCCCACTCACTCTCACTCCTCAGTCTCCACATCCCCCACACACTCTCACTCCTCAGTCTCCACATCCCCCACTCACTCGCACTCCTCATTCTCCACATTCCCCACTCACTCGCACTCCTTCCTCAGTCTCCACATCCCCCACTCACTCTCACTCCTCAGTCTCCACATCCCCCACTCACTCTCACTCCTCAGTCTCCACATCCCCCACACACTCTCACTCCTCAGTCTCCACATCCCCcacactctctcactcctctctgtctccacatCCCCCACACACTCTCACTCCTCAGTCTCCACATCCCCCACTCACTCTCACTCCTCAGTCTCCACATCCCCCACTCACTCTCACCCCTCAGTCTCCACATCCCCCACTCACTCTCACTCCTCAGTCTCCACATCCcccactcactctccctcctcagtctccacatcccccactcactctccctcctcagtctccacatcccccactcactctccctcctcagtCTCCACATCCCCCTCTCACTCCTCAGTCTCCACATCCCCCACTCACTCTCACCCCTCAGTCTCCACATCCcccactcactctccctcttctcGGCCTCCACATCCcccactcactctccctccctcttctcagcCTCCACATCGCCCACTCACACTCCCTCTTCTCAGCCTCCACATCGCCCACTCACACTCCCTCTTCTCAGCCTCCACATCGcccactcactctccctcttctcaGCCTCCACATCGcccactcactctccctcttctcaGCCTCCACATCGcccactcactctccctcttctcaGCCTCCACATCGcccactcactctccctcctctcagcctccacATCGcccactcactctccctcttctcaGCCTCCACATCCcccactcactctccctcttctcaGCCTCCACATCGcccactcactctccctcctctcagcctccacatcccccactcacacctctgtCTCCACATCCCCCACTCACTCCACAGAAATCCCTCCATTCCCTCCTTTCACTCTCTGTGGCTATTTACACTTTCATTAGCCAGCTATTTTCTCTCATCAAAAAGTCGATGATGGCGATTTGTGAGATCAGGGCACGGGAGTCAGCCTATAAATAAGGTGGACTCAATGGTACTATTGCTTCTGCTCTGTTGCAGCCTTAAGCCAATGGGTCTCCCATTGTGCAGCCTCAGCCCTCACATCTGTCAAGCCCCTCTGCCCAGCTACAGAAGCTGTTCACTCGGAACAGATCAGGCCCACtacccccccccaacacatccacatccacacagacacaaaatCTCCTTTCCaacacccactcactcactccacCCCAGGCCTTTGTAGCATAAATTAGTGGTGATACCCAGCTGATGAGGGGACAGATTGGCTACATGGATCTATAGAGAACTAAGGAGATAAAACACAACGAGTCAAAAGCTATAGCTGTTCAccgtttttataaatgtttgataTAGTATCTAGATTTGTAAATAAGAACAATAATGAATTATTTATGTTCTATTGATACATACCAAAGTCACTGCTGCAGATGGCCAGGAGGAGCTCTGTGTCATTGCAGGGACGGCAGCTAgctgtgggaggagagagagaagtttagagaaagagtgtgtgtctATGCAGAGGAAAGGGACACACATCACCCTGTGAAGCACCAATGCACATCCTTTCAATTCACTTGTCTTCTCACAACTCTCTCTctaatcattctctctctctcgctccacaatctctctctctctcggccgaCTCCATACTCTGCATCACCacccatttctctctttctctcatattAACCATCATCATCTACACTTTTTATAGTGATCATCTTACTGGACACTATCAACCTACTGTGAGGGTCCACTTTCAACACTTCAAACCCCACCCAACACCCTACTGTGAGGGTCCACTTTCAACACTTCAGACCACAACTAACACCCTACTGTGAGGGTCCACTTTCAACACTTCAGACCACACCCAACACCCTACTGTGAGGGTCCACTTTCAACACTTCAGACCACACCCAACACCCTACTGTGATGGCTGGGCTTGAGACAACTGATTGATGGATGAGGATTACAGACAGCTTGCCACTCCATTGACACACACATACCAGCAGCTCcatctgtccatccatccatccctcatcaGTTCATCCAGACAACAAGCCAAGGGGTCAGATGGAGGAATGTCTGGCATGTGTCTCTACTCCATTCACATCTCCTCCACCATACTAGCACTACCCACACAAATCAAAAGCATTGATGAGTCTCGACCTCCATGTTTGACTTCTATTGTTTAGCGGTCTAATTGAATGACCCCAGACTGGTGACCCCAATCACTGGTATTCTCCACTGAACTCCTCCACTCCGTCAATATTGGGAGAGAaggactcagacagacagacatcacatcaTCAGGACAGGAGAATGACatcaccccattgagacaggcccacacacacacacacagatgtgagGCATCTGTAGAATCCAACAAGTATCTGCTGTCTCCATTGAGATACCCGGGGGCCAATGGCCCTCCGCCACCCTGGTCCCTGCTCCCTGGCTTTGTCCCTCCGGTGGAAATGAGACCACCAGACAAAACAACAGACCGGTCAGCAGCTGCTTCCTAGACCAGGCAAGATTGGATTTGGTCTTTAATTGgataattgactgatttctttggGCCTCAGTCTCCCCAGCACACCCCTCCACCCAAACAGTGAATGAGCCCACCTCTTGTGCCATGTGCTGTGATGCTAGGAGTTTATTGTCTTCTATGATTAAGTTAGAATGTATCAGTGTTTTATTATTGATGCACTTGCTTGGAAATGGTTAAATGAATCAAGAAGATGGGTCTAAAGTAAAAAACACTTCAAAACAACTGAAGGCATGATGATTTGCATTAAGGATACTTGTTGACACTTTCATTCTTCACTGCAATGTTCTTTTTTGACACCAATACAactgacaaaacatacatcatTTCTTTTATATCAATAAATTATTAGGTCTATTTACAATTGGGATTGCAACTCCAACAAAAGTGTCAAATTAACATCTTATCACCATAGTATACAAATAGAGAATTCGTATTATCTCCAAATGTCAGCGGTGCAAAGTTCTTAAATTCGAATAATTTAACGTAGCCTACTACTTAGGTcgttttttgtggtatctgtactgtactttaaatttttgactacttttacttttacttcaatacattcctaaataaaataatgtactttttactccttacatttccctgacacccaaaagtatacgttacattttgaatggttagCAGGACAGTAAAATGGTCCAAtacacgcacttatcaagagaacatccctgttcatccctactgcctctgatctggcagactaactaaacacaaatgcttcgtttgtaaatgatgtctgcgtGTTAGTGTGCTCTATCGATAAATAAgcttgtgccgtctggtttgcttaaaacataagcaatgttttattatttaaacTTTTACTTTACTTTTTACGCTTAAGTATagttttgcaattacatttacttttgatatttaagtaaaTTTAaatccaaatacttttagacttttactcaagtagtattttactaggtgacttcCTCTTTTACTATAGTAATTTTATATTAaggaatctttacttttactcaaatctgacaattgggtaatttttccaccactgtcaaATACTCACCCTGCAACACACTTTGGCCGAGGTTGGGCGCAGTGGTCCGATTGCCCAGCAACTCATATCTGAAGCCTACTGCGCGTTGGATGATATCCCTCTGCGGGTTTGCCAGGAGGAAGATGGCTGGCTTCTGAGGTCCGTCCGACCGGAAACAGAACACCTGCTCCGGCCGCCCTCCATCCGTCATCAACAGGTCCAGTTCCCCAGCCCGCTCGATGTAGACGCTGGCGCCGTTGAAGCTGCGGAACGGTTTGATACAGACCGTTGTGTGGCGCGCAGAGGACAGGTTGGGTTCCAGGACGACCCGAAGCGCCTGGCCCGGGTAGACCCACTCCACCGAACCCTCCGTGCAACGCAGCCGCACCTGCTGCACAGTCCGCGAGTTAGCCTCAGCCTCACGCGCCAAACCACTGCAATCCAAGAAGGAGAAGGGTTCAAATGGGCACACTCACTCAGAAAACAATGCAGGTCAGAAAATAATATACGACGAGAAGAGAGATTAGCCTATAATCACAGAGAATATGTATATTACCCCCCTCAATCCAAGTGTTAAAACATTTATTGTTTTGGCAAAACCCATTTTGATAGGATAACTGCAAGTAGTGCTATTGCATATTATTGCTTGTTGTTGCAATAATATGCAACAATATGAATACACAATTACCTGAAAACCATTAGGATATTGGTATAAACAGATAATAATCATAAATATTTAGACAACAATGTTTTTAGAACGGCTAAACGCAATCCCAAAGTCAAATACCACTTTGGAATTCTGGCTACTAAAAAAAAGCATAATCCCTCACCTTCCAGTCCAGTTGCATAGGTCTGCCGCGCAGGGAGACAAACAGCACAGGAACAGTACATACATGAAAATCAGACTTAGAGTTGGCGACATTGCAACCACCAAATATAGGAATAAAAATAGAATCCAAAATCAACTTGGTGAGAAGACATCACCAATGTTCCGCTCCAATCCTTCTGCTAGCTCACTGAGATGCTCTCTTAGCAACATCTGTGGACGCCTGTGACTGACGCTGCGGCTGCATTGTATGAGTAGTAATGTccaccctagccccctgacagcGTTGGTAGAAAATGGATGTCCTcgctatgtgtctctgtgtgtatgtgtgaggatgatgatggttgATACAACCGGGAATGGATTTCGTCATCATTACCGttggaccacaatggaaataagctgTTAAGTTTAACTGTGTTATCCTTGATGATTTTCTTAAATTGTATGTGGAGGCGTCACTAGCTGGAGCGCCCTTATGTATGTCTTGTACAACTTGTCAAATAAATTCAATCAATCGCGTAATTACCAAGCCCAAAGATTTGTAAATCGAAACCGTTTCAAAAGCGGTAATTTGCATTTGTCGTTACATAATTTAATGATAGAAGTTGTGTAAGATGGATAAAACAACATGTAGGCTATTTGTGGTAAATTGTAGGTATAGGCAATCAATCAATCGGAATAGCCTGTGGGTCCAATAATCCAAAAAGCTTGACCAAAacgtaattacattttttttatcgcATTAGTTAGGCCTGCGTTCCCACACGACTGAGTACTTAATACGCGTTCAATCTCTTTTAGCTTTTGTTTTAGGTCAGTTCAGTGAAAAGACGATCCGCAGTACTGGCTCCAGCCATCTGTCACCTCCAAGTGCACTGCGCGACTCACAGCTTTTCCACACCTGGATAATTGGAGCCTTCATGAAACTTTGGGAAATAAATGCCGACAAATGCCAATTACTTCTTATTTAGAAGCCTTTTATTTATGCAGGCTAGTATTGATACGTATTTTCCGAACACTTTATATTTGCACATTCAACCCCTAAACATTGGCCTATATAAGTAAATAACTCATAaaataaattaacaaaataaTACGAtgttttttgtatatatatagatAATTGAAATCGCATTTTGTAATGATAGGCTTGGTTCTATAAAACGAATGGTAGGGCTAACGGCCACAGATAGTATAGTTTGGGTGGTGATTGGGGGTGAAGGAGGTGGGGAGGGCGAATAACGGTAATGATGACGAAATCCATTCCCGGTTGTATCCAACTAGGAACAGGCCCAGGCCAAGAACTGAAAAAGGCACAACGTATTTTTGATACTTGGGCTCTATCTAGTGGCCGTGTACATGTAATGCACATCTGGAAAATGCAGGGTATGCGCGTCTCGGTTTAACGTTAATGAGGGTTAAAACCTGTGAACAAAATAACAATCCTTCTGCGCCCAAGCAACAAAAGGTGCAAGTCAAGTCCATGGCGACATCTTGCGGGGTTATCCAGCAACCACATGTGTATAATACTGTTGGTTGTTCACAGGACTTGGTTGCCCCCCTCCGGTGGTGCGAGATCAAAGGCTTATGCATTTTGATGGGAATGTGGTTTGGTAAATTGCACTCATATGGAGAATTTAGGCAGATGTTTTCTCAGCTGCGGGGAAAGTCCACTGCTAGGGTATGGGCTTACGAAAGGATATGTCCTTTCCTCAACCAGGTGGAAATTTAACAGACATAGGCCTACTGTGTAGTAATAACATAGTCTATAGGCTAGATTTTAAAAACTGCTAAGAGTTAAAATAGGGCACCTTTTATTCATTTTAAACACTAATAATGTATGTATTTCTTAACCTACACTATTTTAATTTAGTCTATAAAAAGTATTCCGAACTATACCCAGGAATAACTATTATTTTCAATCCTATATCAGAATTCAGCTGTAAGGGAAGGCCTTGTAACTGTCAATGGCAGTTGAGAGGCTCGCGCTGTTGTCACAGCCAGGTTCATTTTCACACGCGCTCTCAGGTTGGTCTGTTTGTGTCACGTGTTCGGAGGCCAGAGCCCAGTTCCCTGGGGAGAGCAACATGAATGGACACTTTGTTAAtctaaaaaaaaaagagagagaataacCCTCTAGTCCGAGTGGCATTCAGCTCCCAGACTGACTGAATTCTACAGAAGGCTAGTGGTTCAGTGTCCCATAGGGGCAGACTAGTCATCTGGCATTTCGGGCAAATGCCAGAAGGGCTGATCCATTTTTGCCTGCATAACTTGTTTTTTTTCTTCGCAAAAGTATCATTATCTGGCTAATAATGGGGGCCTCAAGCAATAAAACGGGCTCGTTTGGGGTCCCCAATTAAAATGATGGGCCAGAGTGTTAGAAATGCCAGAGATTATTTAAGGTCACAGTCAGCCTCTAGCTCAGCTCCAGCACTCTAATATTTCTGTCTCCCTGCAGGCATGTCAtttacattttgttacatcaTCTCTCCATAAGACGCATTATGGTAATTGACCAAAGTAATATTTTTCTTTAATGTGAACCCCTTAAAAAAGTTACAAAATCatgcaaaatgtaaatgtaacctaGTAGCGATATTATAACTCCTATTGAATAATACATATTAAAATCgtgaataataaaataaaaagctcATAGGTTTATTGGCAACATAGTCTGTGACACTCCACCCAGTCTTGAGGGTTACTGCCGTACCTGCAAGGGCAAGCACCCCATCCCATATCAAGGCACGACCACATCTTATGAAAATAGTCAAATATGCTACACAGACGTCCCATCGTCACACACATCCAGCAGCATCCGCGTTTCATCTGCACCTTTTGAACGATCATGGCCCTCCTGCCCAGGACCAACCCATGGCTGGCTAAAACGGTCCCCGACGGCAACCACCTGTAATGAGACTCCTGCGGCCTCTGGTCCCTGCATTGTAATATAGCCTACCCCACTGCCGTGCGTCTGGCACCGTCTATACATTGCTTGTCGCAAAAGACATAGGCCTAAAACAATTAGGAGACATAACGTTGCACATACACATGGGTTGGCCTATAGTCCCGGGCGTGCGAGAGAAATTGATTGCAGTACATAAATGGTGTGTGGCCTACTGTATtaatattgaacctttatttaactaggcaagtcatataGAGAATGAACCCAGCAGATTGTCTTTTAGCTCCGTTTATTAAAGGAGGCGTGGGTCATCAGGGTGTGTGATGAGTCATATTTCGTATTTTCCAAAAGATAGAAACGTCAACTGTTAGGCTGACATGAATGTAAAACCTGTATTATATTAGGCTATAGATAACGAAGCAAATCTACAATGCAGAAGCCATGAGATATTggcatttttaaaagtaggaatACTTCTAAGATGCAGTTGGACatgatattttgtattttttttaatgagcGTTCGACTAATTTAATTCAAAGGTTGTGGTCCAATTCAAGATCAAAAAGATGAAGCCACATGTGTGCCATTTCTTTCGGTAGTCTGTCAATAGACCTAAGAATAATAAGTAAAGTGatcaaatatagaacacatacATGCACGTCCTTGTCTGCTAATCAAGACCCCATGCGAATATCCCTCTAGATTGTGAACAAATAATTAGAAAGGACAAAATTGGTCTAACGAGCAACAATTGATCATCAAAACTCATGACCTCGCACCATGACCAATGCTTCAGAGCTAAACGGTAATGAATTGTTATCTACCCTAACTGAAGTAAACCTACCATTTAGATACTGTCAAAAAGTTCAACTCTGACTAATCCTGTCCTTAAACCCCAAATTTTATTGACACCACTAGTTGTTTGCCTGAAGAAACCCACAACCTCAGTTAATCATTGTCCCATTTAATTATCTTGTTCGAAGGTTTCTTCAAGCAAACAATTCGTTTTGTCAAGAAAATCCATTGACGGGTTATTTTGAATATTGCGCAAAACAATTCCCAAATGGCTACTTGAATAAACCAACAAAATACCTTTTACAAATGATTACCTCAAACCCCAAAACAAATTAACTCAGCATCGGAAACTGATTTGTTTTGCTCGTGCATTTTTCTAAAGCAGTTCAGTGGAAGTCATAACTAAAATATcgctagtcccagtcccagctgtGCTGAACTGATTTGACACACATCAGGGAGTCCAGGGAACAATTCAACCGCTGAGCTCCAACTACACTGGCTGCTGCACCGGAGCACAGAGTTGTGTATTAGGGTAATCGTTAACTATAGGTCAAGGTCGTCCATTGAACCTTATCTGACATACATTTTCCCACGAATATTC contains the following coding sequences:
- the LOC129833645 gene encoding meteorin-like protein isoform X3, with translation MSPTLSLIFMYVLFLCCLSPCAADLCNWTGSGLAREAEANSRTVQQVRLRCTEGSVEWVYPGQALRVVLEPNLSSARHTTVCIKPFRSFNGASVYIERAGELDLLMTDGGRPEQVFCFRSDGPQKPAIFLLANPQRDIIQRAVGFRYELLGNRTTAPNLGQSVLQASCRPCNDTELLLAICSSDFVVRGSIRSVSHNAERQTSLVEVSEGRVYRQRSGVFERHTGTIGVPGSSSSWHGHIHTLLQCHVKPGGGEFLFTGTEHFGEAWLGCAPRYKDFMSLYQSAWAARQNPCEFPLD
- the LOC129833645 gene encoding meteorin-like protein isoform X2 yields the protein MELSAVGERVFAAESINKQRIRRGRMEYLVKWKGWSKSGLAREAEANSRTVQQVRLRCTEGSVEWVYPGQALRVVLEPNLSSARHTTVCIKPFRSFNGASVYIERAGELDLLMTDGGRPEQVFCFRSDGPQKPAIFLLANPQRDIIQRAVGFRYELLGNRTTAPNLGQSVLQASCRPCNDTELLLAICSSDFVVRGSIRSVSHNAERQTSLVEVSEGRVYRQRSGVFERHTGTIGVPGSSSSWHGHIHTLLQCHVKPGGGEFLFTGTEHFGEAWLGCAPRYKDFMSLYQSAWAARQNPCEFPLD